The sequence TCCGCACGAGCCGCCGCGAGGGCTTCTACTGGCTGACCGTCCTGTTCACGTTCGCCCTGGGCACCGCCGCAGGCGACCTCCTCGCCGAACGACTGAACCTCGGCTACGTCCTCTCGCTCGTCGTCTTCGCCGCCGCGATCGCCGTCGTCGCATTCCTGTACGTCGTCGTGAAGATCAATCCGATCGCCGCCTTCTGGATCGCCTACATCCTCACCCGGCCCCTCGGCGCCTCCACTGGCGACCTCCTCTCGCAGGCCACGAAGGACGGCGGCCTGGGCCTCGGCACGACCGGCACGAGCGTGCTGTTCCTGGCCGTGATCCTGGTGCTGGTCGTCGTCCTGTCCCTTCGCGAGGCGTCTCAGAAGCGCGCTGTGCGCGGGGGTGTGGCGACCGGGCGGATCAGTCTCGACTGACAGCGAGGTCGTCGCGGCCGCGAAGACCTCTCCGGCCGCGGCGATCGCCGACCTGCACGGTCACGCCGAGGGGGACCGCGCGGTCCTGGGCCCTCGACCCGCCGTGTTCGGTTATCTTCTTCGGGTCTTCGACGTTCTGGGCCGTTTCTGTGCCGGTGGCGGTTGTACTCGGGGAATGGACGAGGGATCGGCGTGCGGGTGGTCGGTGGACTCGTGCCGACGCTGAGGGCGCAGCTGCCTCAGGACCGCCGGCAGGCCGCGGGAGCGAGAACGCTCCCCGCCGCACGGGCAGACATTCAGTTCGTGGTAGTTCCCCTCATCGTCGTGATCGGCGCGTTCGTGTCCTGGCTGCGTCTCCCGGCGACGACGAGTGCGACTCTCTGGGCCGAGGACAGTCGGAACTTCCTCGGCGACGTCGTCCGGCACGGGCCATTCGCTCCCGCCTGGCAGATCTATGCGGGATACCTGCACACGGTTCCTCGGATCCTCGCGGCGCTCACAGTGACGTTCGTTCCCATCCCGCAGTGGGCGCACGCCATCTCGGCCGCCTCCTGCGTCGTCGTGGGGATCGTGGCCGCGGCGGTCTTCGTCTGCTCTCGGGTCGTGACGGAGTCGTGGCTCGTCCGAGCGGGCCTCGCAGCGGTCACCGTCCTCGCCCCGCTGGCGCCTCGTGAGGTCCTCGGCAATGCCGCGAACCTGCACTGGTACTTCCTCTGGCTCGCCCCCTGGCTGATCCTCTACCGCTCGCGGTCGGGACGCGGCACGGCTCTGCTGACGATCATCGCGTTCCTCGGGGCGCTGACGGAGGTGCAGATGCTCGCATTCGTTCCGCTGATGGTGCTCCGCTGGCGGACCGGAGCCCGTCTCCCTGTCCGTGTCGCAATTCTCGTGGGCGGCGTCTTTCAGATTGCTGCGTCTCTCACTGCTCCCCGCGGTCATAGCGGCGCCGTCGCGAACAGGCCAGCCTCGACCGTGTACGGCTACGCCATCAACAGTGCCATGACGATCTGGAGCGGCAACAGCCATGTCATCGGCTGGGCGCTCGTCCGATTCGGCCCTGCTGCGCCGGTCGCTGCGCTCCTCCCCGTCGTACTTGCCGCGGTCTGGGTCTTTCGATTCGGGACGCGCGATCAGCGCTGGATGGTGACGACGCTCCTGGTTTCCTCTCTGGTCTTGTGGGTCGTGGCCGTGAAGACCAACCCGGGACCGTACTACGAGTACGCGTCGATGACGAGGGCGCGGCTGGCGACTCCCTGGCTGAGCAGATACGGCGTCGTACCGTCGATGGAGCTGCTCGCGATCCTGGTGATCGCCCTCGGGGTCCACCGGAGGTCGCCGGGCCCTGCCCGCTCCGACGATGCGCGAGTACGGCGCACGTTGGCGCCCCGCGCCGTCGTCGGACTCGTCCTTCTCGTGTGTGCGCTCGTGTCCTTCGTCCCCTCTGCCACCAGGCGCTCGAGCGGGCCGGAGTTCGCGCCGCAGGTCATGGCCGCCGAGAGGTCCTGCAGCGGGCGGGCTGTGACGACTCCGGTGGTCCTGCTGTCGCCGCCGCACCCGAATTGGAAGATCACGATCGACTGCGGGCGGCTGACTTCCCGCTTGGCTCCGGGGCCCGTCCGGAAAGCCGACCCGAGTACTCGTGCGTCGATGCCGGTACCTGTAGCGCCTCGATGACGGTGGAGGGCTGCCTCAGAGCCGCTCGAGGTCTCGGGTCCCGAAGAGCCCCGTTCCGCGATCGATCAACGTGTCGAACGCCGCCGACGTGGACGTCGGAAGCGGCTCGCCCGGCTCGAACCGGGCGAGCACGAGGCCGAGGATCCCGAGGCTGGTCGCCGTCTGCGGATGCCTGGCCGGTGCCCGGGACGGAACAGGCGCGCGAGGCACCCGCGGTACAGGCAGCACCGGCCAGTCAGAAGCAGGCCGCGGAGAGCTCAGGGTGATCGCCGTGGCGAGGGTCGAGGCCGCGGCGTCACGATCAGTCAACGGGGCGAGCCCATGCCTCGCTGACACGGTCGCGATGATCGCCGTGTGATCGAGCGTCTCGTTCATGACCGACCCGGCGTCAGTCCAGGCAGAGACGATGATCGCCGGCACTCTGGCGCCGAGGCGGTCGAAGAGGAATCCCCACTCGCCCGGTTCCGACCCATCGCCGGGGGGTGGGGCTGCAGGAGGAGGAACGTGATCGAACAGTCCGCCGCTCTCGTCGAACGTGATGATGAGGGCCGTGTTGCCGGCATTGGAACCGTTCGGAGAAGCGCTCGTCCGGATCGCCTCATACACCTCGGCGACGAGGGCCTCGCCCGCGAGCATGTCGGTGACGGCCCTGCCGGACGGGTCCGGAATGCCGCTTCTCGTCGGCGACGAGGCCCTGGCAGGATGCATGCTGTTGCGGTTGAAGATCATCCTGGGCTCAATGAACGAGTAAGACGGCAGACAGCCGGCCTCCGCGTCTGCGGAGAACTGGGCCATGTTCCGGAAATTGCTCTGCCAGTAGGCCTCCAGCGACGGAGCGGTGAGGATGCCCGTCAAAGACACCGCCTGCGTCTCGTCGTAATACACCCGCCACGGGAGCCCCCGATCCTCGAGGCGGTTGAAAAGGGTCGGGACGGCCGGAGCGTCCAGCCACTTTCGGTATCCGCCGTGCCCGGCGTTCGTGACGTAACCATGCGACGTGGCGGCGTGGACGAATGATCGGTTGCAGAACGTATCGGAAGGCACGGACCCGAACCAGTGATCGAACACCCCGAAGGACCGCGCAAGCGTCGACAACACCGGGAGCGTGTCGGAAGGAAAGCCGCCCATGACCTGCCGGTACGCCTCAGGGGAAGGATCCCGCCCGTGAATGCTGCGGTAGTTGTCGATGTAGTCGGCGACGAAGCCGCTCATCGGGGGGAGCCCCCGCGCAGGACCGCTGCCGAACAGTTGACGATCGGCGTGACGCAGGTCCTCGCCGGCATTCGTGGTGGGCCGGACCAGTCTCTCGCTGCGTGTCCCCCCGTAACGGTAGGCCTCGACCACGGTTCCATCGGGCGCGGTGTTGGACGAAGGACTCTGGAACAGACCGGCCACGTGTTGTCCTGGCCGGAGATCTTCGTCGCGATAGAGCCAGCCGAGCAGATGGTCATACGACCTGTTCTCAAGCATCAGGACGACCACGTGGTCGAAAGCCGTGGTCGCACCGGGACGATGGTCGTCACGTCGTCCAGCGCCTTCTGCCATGTCGTGGGCGGCCGCTGACGGGCCCCCGGGAGATGCGGCAAGGGCGAGCAGGGCGGCCGATCCGACCGCGGTGCCCGCCAGGAATGCTCGTCGGCTGAGCCTCGACGGTGAGCGCCGCGAACTCACGTCATCCGCATTTCTAAAAGCCGTCGGATTCGTCGAGAGACTCCAGAGACTCTCGCTGCGTCTCGGCGAGGACCAGCAGGGTCCCGGACGCAGTCAAGGAACAGAGCACCAGGGCTGCGGCGCCGATCACGATCCAGGACATCTGCGTGCCTCCTTCGCGGTCTTCGCCGCCGAGACAGAGTCTCGGAGCCGAAGACACAGACGCCGCTAAGAAATCGGAGGATCTGCCGAGCGGTGCCCATCCTGCTCGGTGCGGGAGCGGACGATCCTGCGGCGACAGCCGGGTAGGGTCGGGGTGTGAAGGCCGCCACCGCTCTCCGACGGGCCGCTCCCGGCCTCGAGCGGTCGATCGCGCGGGCTCTGCACTCCGAGCTCCGGGCGTTCTGGCGTCGCCGGCCGGTCGATCCGGGTCTCGTCCTCTTCGAGTCGTTCGACGGCAACGGAGCCCTGTGCAATCCGGAAGCGCTGTTCAGGGCGCTCATCGCCGATCCTGCGTTCTCGGCTCTCACATTCGTCTGGTCGCTCCGCGCCGGCCACGACGGCGACATCGTCCTCCGAGACTTCCGGGGCGACCCGCGGGTCCGGTTCGTTCGGCCGGGTTCGTCCGGGTACGAGAGAGCCGTGGCGACGGCCGGGCACCTCGTCACCAACGCGACGTTCCCCCGCTGGTTCAGCCGCCGGCCTGGTCAGGTCGTGGTGAACACGTGGCACGGAACGCCCCTCAAGAAGATGGGCTTCGACATCGGCGACCAGCCCGCGCGGGTCGCCAACGTGCTCCGGAACTTCCTGCACGCCGACTATCTCCTCTCGACGGGTCCCTACATGACGTCGACGATGTACCTCGGAGCCCACGCGCTCGACGGCCTCTACGACGGACGGATCCTGGAGGTCGGCTCGCCCCGGGTCGACGCGCAGTTCGCGGGCCAGGACTCGACGGGACGCACTCTCGAGGCCCTGCATGCCGCCGGCATCGACCCCGAGCACCGGCAGCTGGTGCTCTTCGCCCCGACCTGGAAGGGCACGAACTTCTCGCGCCCCCTCGATGACGCTCGGCTCGTGCTGTCGCAGACGCGCGAGCTCCAGACGCGCCTCGGCGATGCCTACCGGGTCGTGCTGAAAGCGCATCAGGCGGTCCACGAGTCGGTGCGCGGGCGAGTCGAGTCGGGCCTGCTCGTTCCCAACGACATCCCGACGAACGCGGTACTCGCCGTGACCGATCAGCTCGTCACCGACTACTCGAGCATCTTCTTCGACTTCCTGACCACCGGGCGACCGATCCACTTCCTCGTGCCCGACATCGGCGACTACGACGGGTACCGGGGTCTCTACCTCCAGCCCGACACGTGGCCGGGACGCGTGACGACCACGGTCGAGGAGCTCGCCGCGTCGATCCTGTCGGCGCCCGATCCGGTCGCTGACGAGAGAGCACAGGAAGCCCGCGCGACATTCGCGCCCCTCGAGGACGGCCACGCCACCGAGCGCGTCCTCGACGAGGTGTTCCGCAACCCGCGCCCCGTGTCTCCCGTCAGCCCCCGAGACCCGTCGGCCAAGCCCAGAGTCGTGGTCCTGGCAGGGGGGCCGCCGACCAGCTGGGCCCCGGCGCAGACGGATGCCGCCGTGGCTTCGATCGACCTCGGTGCCGTCGATGTGACGGTGGTCGTCTCCGACTCCCGCCGGGCGCCCTTCGTGGCGTGGCAGAAGAGCCTCGATCCCAGGATCCGCGTCCTGGTGCGTCAGGGCGAGATCGGCGGCTCGAAATCGTGGGCGCTCCTTGAACGCCTGGGTGCACGTCGCCCCGCCGCCCACTGGAGTGCCGAGTGGACGCGGCTGTTCGGCCTCTCCCGCATCGACGAGGTCCGCTGCGCCAGCGACGACCCCTTCTGGCGTCGGCTGGCCAGGGCAGGATCCTCGCCGGCGAGGACGTGAGCTCTATCCACCGCTAGACGACGACCGGGGGAAGCGCAACCGTTGGCGCCGCGTTTCGTCGCCATCGCGACCATAGACACCCTCGGCGCTGAGGAGGTACGGACGGGTACGACTTACGCTCAAGAAACCAGGGGCATTCGAGCCAAGAGCGGAAGCGGAACGAAATCTGGGGAGAAACCCTGAAGTTTGAAACGTCTCTGAGAGCGGTATCAACCGCTGATAATATATATTAAGTCAAATATGGGACCTCCGACGCAATTTGGGAGGGTCGTGCCCCCCGACGATGTCAAAAAACCGCTGCGACTGCCGATCGGTCTCGTACACGGCTCCGTGAGTCACGGGCTCTGGGGGAAGCGGGGAGAAGTCCTCCTTAGGACACGACTCCGCCGCTCAGGGGTACGTCCGAAGTCATCCCGAGACCCTAGCGCGCGTCCAACGGCCACTCCGAACGGCTCCGGTCTGTGATGCCGCCCCGGGAATCACACCTTCACGAACCATCCCCGTCGTCACCATCGAGCCACTTCGATTCGAGGTGGTCGGCGATGACGCGGCGCCGAGTGCCGGAGTGCGAACGGAGCACCAGCGACTCGGTGCGGATCATGCCCTTGCTGCGGGAGACGCCCGCCACGAGAGCGCCGTCGGTCACGCCGGTCGCGACGAAGTAGGTGTTGTCGCCGGTGACGAGGTCGTCCTGGTCGAGGATCCGGTCGAGGTCGTGGCCCGCGTCGAGGGCCTTCTGGCGCTCGGCGTCGTCTTTCGGCTTGAGACGGCCCTGGATGACGCCGCCCAGCGCCTTGACGGCGCACGCCGTGATGATGCCCTCGGGGGTGCCGCCCACGCCGACGCACATGTCGATGCGCGACTCGGGACGCGCGGCGTTGATGCCGCCGGCGACGTCGCCGTCGAGGAGGAGCCGGGTGCCGGCACCCGCCGCGCGGATGTCGGCGATGAGCTGCTTGTGGCGGGGCCGGTCGAGCACGGCGATCTGCATCTCGGCCACCGGGATGCCCTTGGCCTCGGCCAGCGCGCGGATGTTGTCGCCGATGGGGCGGCTGAGGTCGATGACGCCCTTGCCCTCGGGGCCGGTGACGATCTTGTCCATGTAGAACACGGCGCTGGGGTCGTACATCGTGCCGCGGTCGGACACGGCGATGACCGACACGGCGTTCATGCGGCCGGTGGCGGTCAGCGAGGTGCCGTCGATCGGGTCGACGGCGATGTCGAACGAGGCGCCGTTGCCGGTCCCGACGTGCTCGCCGTTGTAGAGCATCGGGGCGGCGTCCTTCTCGCCCTCGCCGATCACGACGACGCCGTCGAAGTCGACGGTGCCGAGGAACTTGCGCATCGCGTCGACCGCGGCGCCGTCGGCGAGGTTCTTCTCGCCGCGCCCGATCCACGGTGCCGCGCGGATCGCGGCGGCCTCCGTGGCCCGCACCAGCTCCATCCCGAGGTTCCGGTCGGGGTGCGTGAACAGGGTTCCGCTCATAGTGTCTGCTTTCTTTCGAGACGAACGATTGACGATGACGAAGGACCAGGATTTCGTAGGCCAAGTGCCATGAGTGGGTGGTGGGCGTCCACACCACACTCCGCGAGCGACTGCTAAGTAGTTGACATGCAAAGCCGTTTAGGAGCGCAGAGATCCGGCGTCTGGCGTGATGATGCGTTTACTTTGCCCGCGCTCTCGCCGCCATCCGTTTAATCGGTGCCAGGGATTTGCTGTCCGTTGAAGCGCCGAGCCTCTCTAGCGTGCAGGCACCCGTGCCTGTTCTCGAAAGCGTTTCCAGAACAACCGGCGACTCGGCTCGCCAGCCGAGCTTTATTCTCGACCGTCCTCGAGTGGGATCAGCATGGTGCGGAAAGGGCCAGCGGCGGCGTGTAGGGCCCAAATACGTTCGGCGACATCGTCGATACCATTGTCAAGGCGCAGCTTAGGAATGCCTCCGGGAATGACCAGCTGCGCGACATGAATGCCCTCGTCTCTCAGCGCGTCATGGAGCATGAGTCCGTAAGCGCTTTCAGCCGGGAAGGCGACCGAAGTGCCAGCGAAGTCGGGGCGCGCTTTCACCGATGTTCCTCCGTTAATCAAGATGATGCTGCCTTGCCCGGCTTCGCGCATTGCTGGCAGGACAGTCCGCGCTGCCAGTACAAAGCCGAGAAGGGAAAACTGGAGAGCTTCTGATGCCAATTCCACTGTCAGGTCCAGGACCGGCTTCAGATACTCACGTGCCGGGAGTGGGCTGTACTGCAAAACGGTTATGCTTCCGAGTTCGTTGGCAACGAGGGTGAGTGCGGCTTCCAGTTCGTGGGGACCAAGAACGTCGGCCACATAGCCACGAGCAGTTATGCCCATGGCTTCAAGTTCTTCGACCATGCTGTCGAGCTTGGATCGAGTTCTCGAGAGCAGGGCTACGGTGAAACCTTGGAG comes from Frondihabitans peucedani and encodes:
- a CDS encoding alkaline phosphatase family protein, with product MSSRRSPSRLSRRAFLAGTAVGSAALLALAASPGGPSAAAHDMAEGAGRRDDHRPGATTAFDHVVVLMLENRSYDHLLGWLYRDEDLRPGQHVAGLFQSPSSNTAPDGTVVEAYRYGGTRSERLVRPTTNAGEDLRHADRQLFGSGPARGLPPMSGFVADYIDNYRSIHGRDPSPEAYRQVMGGFPSDTLPVLSTLARSFGVFDHWFGSVPSDTFCNRSFVHAATSHGYVTNAGHGGYRKWLDAPAVPTLFNRLEDRGLPWRVYYDETQAVSLTGILTAPSLEAYWQSNFRNMAQFSADAEAGCLPSYSFIEPRMIFNRNSMHPARASSPTRSGIPDPSGRAVTDMLAGEALVAEVYEAIRTSASPNGSNAGNTALIITFDESGGLFDHVPPPAAPPPGDGSEPGEWGFLFDRLGARVPAIIVSAWTDAGSVMNETLDHTAIIATVSARHGLAPLTDRDAAASTLATAITLSSPRPASDWPVLPVPRVPRAPVPSRAPARHPQTATSLGILGLVLARFEPGEPLPTSTSAAFDTLIDRGTGLFGTRDLERL
- a CDS encoding CDP-glycerol glycerophosphotransferase family protein; translation: MKAATALRRAAPGLERSIARALHSELRAFWRRRPVDPGLVLFESFDGNGALCNPEALFRALIADPAFSALTFVWSLRAGHDGDIVLRDFRGDPRVRFVRPGSSGYERAVATAGHLVTNATFPRWFSRRPGQVVVNTWHGTPLKKMGFDIGDQPARVANVLRNFLHADYLLSTGPYMTSTMYLGAHALDGLYDGRILEVGSPRVDAQFAGQDSTGRTLEALHAAGIDPEHRQLVLFAPTWKGTNFSRPLDDARLVLSQTRELQTRLGDAYRVVLKAHQAVHESVRGRVESGLLVPNDIPTNAVLAVTDQLVTDYSSIFFDFLTTGRPIHFLVPDIGDYDGYRGLYLQPDTWPGRVTTTVEELAASILSAPDPVADERAQEARATFAPLEDGHATERVLDEVFRNPRPVSPVSPRDPSAKPRVVVLAGGPPTSWAPAQTDAAVASIDLGAVDVTVVVSDSRRAPFVAWQKSLDPRIRVLVRQGEIGGSKSWALLERLGARRPAAHWSAEWTRLFGLSRIDEVRCASDDPFWRRLARAGSSPART
- the glpX gene encoding class II fructose-bisphosphatase; its protein translation is MSGTLFTHPDRNLGMELVRATEAAAIRAAPWIGRGEKNLADGAAVDAMRKFLGTVDFDGVVVIGEGEKDAAPMLYNGEHVGTGNGASFDIAVDPIDGTSLTATGRMNAVSVIAVSDRGTMYDPSAVFYMDKIVTGPEGKGVIDLSRPIGDNIRALAEAKGIPVAEMQIAVLDRPRHKQLIADIRAAGAGTRLLLDGDVAGGINAARPESRIDMCVGVGGTPEGIITACAVKALGGVIQGRLKPKDDAERQKALDAGHDLDRILDQDDLVTGDNTYFVATGVTDGALVAGVSRSKGMIRTESLVLRSHSGTRRRVIADHLESKWLDGDDGDGS
- a CDS encoding SDR family NAD(P)-dependent oxidoreductase codes for the protein MPVIAIIGAGPGLGAAVARRFGLQGFTVALLSRTRSKLDSMVEELEAMGITARGYVADVLGPHELEAALTLVANELGSITVLQYSPLPAREYLKPVLDLTVELASEALQFSLLGFVLAARTVLPAMREAGQGSIILINGGTSVKARPDFAGTSVAFPAESAYGLMLHDALRDEGIHVAQLVIPGGIPKLRLDNGIDDVAERIWALHAAAGPFRTMLIPLEDGRE